Proteins from a genomic interval of Vicinamibacterales bacterium:
- a CDS encoding heavy metal translocating P-type ATPase, with protein MPRYTTTIAAFCVLAIAVHLGLRFGLDMPATTSDLPLLATITLGGVPLVYELLRRALRREFGSDLLGGISIITSIWLGEYLAGSIIVLMLSGGAALESYALRSASSVLDALARRVPLVAHRRVAGGSEDVALDDVAVGDILVLHPHEICPVDGEVIEGHGVMDESYLTGEPFEITKTRGSRVISGAINGLSVLVIRTTRRAADSRYARIMEVMRDSERTRPRLRRLGDRLGAVYTPVALAVALAAWMLSGDPTRFLAVLVIATPCPLLIAIPVAIVGSISLCARRAIIIKSPVVLEQIATCRTAIFDKTGTLTFGEPTLTDITVAEGFARADVLAAVASLEQYSKHPLARAVLAAAAGVTLAEASEVTEPPGEGLCGAVLGRQISVLSRRKLIADDPSVAALLPDSAGGLECMVSIDRRYAATLRFRDAPRPDSRSFVQHLGPRHQFRRTMIVSGDRESEVQYLAREVGVSEVHAGQSPEQKLALVRAETAAAPTLYVGDGINDAPAMMAATVGMAIGEHSDVTAEAAGVVALENSLKKVDEFIHISRRMRSIALQSAVGGMALSLIGMGFAAAGHLTPVGGAVLQEAIDVVAVLNALRAAFPPSAMHDF; from the coding sequence ATGCCGCGATACACCACCACCATTGCCGCCTTCTGCGTCCTGGCGATTGCCGTGCACCTCGGGCTGCGCTTCGGCCTCGACATGCCGGCCACGACCTCCGACCTGCCGCTGCTGGCCACCATCACCCTTGGTGGCGTGCCGCTGGTCTACGAGCTGCTTCGCAGGGCCCTCCGGCGCGAGTTCGGCTCCGACCTGCTGGGCGGCATCTCCATCATCACGTCGATCTGGCTCGGGGAGTACCTCGCCGGCTCGATCATCGTGCTGATGCTGTCGGGTGGCGCCGCCCTGGAGAGCTACGCCCTGCGCAGTGCCTCGTCGGTCCTCGACGCCCTCGCCCGCCGCGTCCCGCTGGTGGCGCATCGCCGCGTCGCCGGCGGCTCCGAGGATGTCGCGCTGGACGACGTTGCGGTGGGCGACATCCTCGTGCTCCATCCGCACGAGATCTGCCCCGTGGACGGCGAGGTGATCGAGGGTCACGGCGTGATGGACGAGTCGTACCTCACCGGCGAGCCCTTCGAGATCACCAAGACGCGCGGCTCGCGCGTCATCTCGGGCGCGATCAACGGACTGTCGGTGCTGGTGATCCGGACGACGCGGCGTGCGGCCGATTCCCGCTACGCGCGAATCATGGAGGTGATGCGCGACTCGGAGCGGACGCGGCCCAGGCTCCGCCGCCTCGGCGATCGCCTCGGCGCCGTCTACACGCCGGTGGCGCTCGCGGTGGCGCTCGCCGCCTGGATGCTCAGCGGCGATCCCACGCGCTTCCTCGCCGTGCTGGTGATCGCCACGCCGTGCCCCCTCCTGATCGCCATCCCCGTCGCCATCGTCGGCTCGATTTCGCTGTGCGCGCGGCGCGCCATCATCATCAAGAGCCCGGTCGTGCTCGAGCAGATTGCGACCTGCCGCACGGCGATTTTCGACAAGACCGGCACCCTGACCTTCGGTGAACCGACGCTCACCGACATCACCGTGGCGGAGGGGTTTGCCCGGGCCGACGTGCTCGCGGCGGTGGCCAGCCTGGAGCAATATTCGAAGCACCCGCTCGCGCGCGCGGTGCTCGCGGCCGCCGCCGGCGTGACGCTGGCCGAAGCCTCGGAGGTCACCGAGCCGCCGGGCGAAGGCCTGTGCGGCGCCGTGCTGGGCCGCCAGATCTCGGTGCTCAGCCGGCGGAAGCTGATCGCGGACGACCCGTCGGTGGCGGCCCTGCTGCCCGACTCCGCCGGCGGTCTCGAATGCATGGTATCCATTGACCGGCGCTACGCGGCGACGCTGCGCTTCCGCGACGCGCCGCGTCCCGACAGCCGTTCGTTCGTGCAGCACCTCGGTCCCCGGCACCAGTTCCGGCGGACCATGATCGTGTCGGGCGACCGCGAGTCGGAGGTGCAATATCTTGCGCGCGAGGTCGGCGTCAGCGAGGTGCACGCGGGCCAGAGTCCCGAACAGAAGCTGGCGCTGGTGCGGGCCGAGACGGCCGCGGCGCCGACGCTCTACGTCGGCGACGGCATCAACGACGCGCCGGCGATGATGGCGGCCACGGTGGGCATGGCCATCGGCGAGCACAGCGACGTGACCGCCGAGGCGGCGGGCGTGGTGGCGCTCGAGAACTCGCTGAAGAAGGTGGACGAGTTCATTCACATCTCCCGGCGCATGCGGTCCATCGCGCTGCAAAGCGCGGTGGGCGGCATGGCGCTCAGCCTGATCGGCATGGGCTTCGCGGCCGCCGGGCACCTGACGCCGGTCGGCGGCGCCGTGTTGCAGGAGGCCATCGACGTGGTCGCCGTGCTCAACGCGTTGCGGGCGGCGTTCCCGCCGTCCGCCATGCACGACTTCTAG